TCCGGCTTCGTTTTTATTATCCGTGGACACCCAGTATGGAGTACCTTTTGGGGGGAAGGTCAAGTGAGGGAAATCAGGCGAGCACCGAACTAGTCAGTTGCTCCACCTTGATGCCCAACGCCGTCGCGACCTTGGCCAGGGTAGCCCGGCGGGGTCTGGCTGATTTTGCCTCAATCTGCTCCAGTGCCGCAGGCGATATGCCCATCCGTGTGGCCACCTGCTCCTTGGTTAAACCCAGGTGTTCGCGCCAAGCGCGAGCGAGGCTTTTCCGCCCCTTGTTGGCGATCGCTGAAACTTCCAGGGGGATGGTCACTTCTTCGTTGCTCATGCGCGAATATAGAATGAAAGGTGAGCAGATGACAACCCAACCCGAGCTTGTCGAATTTGCCTCAAATCAAGGAGGCTTGACCAACGTTCCCCCGGCCCGGGGGCGGCCTGCTTCCCCGTCTCCAGGCTCCGATCTGTCTTCAGCAGGGGCTGGCGGTTATCGTTTCAGTACAGCAACAGACGTTAATGGCAATGATGGATGACGGGGAAGCGGTTGCAGCGTTCACCCGTGGACATCCTGCTTGTTTGGGGCGCTTGTTGGGGAATCTGGTGTCGCGAAATATTGTTATGAATTCTGACGTGAATTATTCTTTCATATCAGTCTATAGCAATGTTTTGTGCCAGGTATCTGATGACATCGGACACGCTGCGAAATAAGAATTCATGTTTAAAAAGTTTGACGGAGTTTATTTCTTGGCGTTCATGTTCAAGCCGGATCTGACTTCGAGTGAACAAGATGAATATTAGATCAGTAAGAGAACTTGATTTAACCTTGATCATGATTCCGTCATCGTCACGATCGAGCGTGAAGTTACACCCCGAGACAGTCAATAATTCCTTCACTTCCGAGGTGATTTCTTTCTCGGCCTCGATGCATCCAGGGGCGCATGATTCGTCGCAGAATCCTCTCTGAATCCGTTTGAGCATGGATATTACCAGGGAAATACGGGGGGAATTTTCTACGCCCACAATGAATTTTCAATACTACCCAGGTAGGAATAGTTCAACTGCGGGTTGCACGAAAAGATATCGAACATAAGGATTTACCCTCAGGCCTTTGTGATTCCGTGGGTAATGCGGCCCGGATGGGGGGCTACCTCCCAGGCCCGGGCCTGTACACGACCCTGCAGGAGAGGGGAGTCATGGCCGGCGATTGGGCGAACACCTTGACAGGGCAAGCAATTCCGGCCTTAAGGACAATATGAACTCAGGGTGATCGTGTATGAGAGACGGGGTGTTGTTCTCGGCAAGAGCAGCTGGATTCGTTGACCGTTCAATTTTGATGAGCAGTTGCACTGGGATGGGGTGTTGATGATGCATCGACCATGTTGAGCCATGCCCAAATCTGGAATATGAGTTGAGACAGCATTGGTATGAACTGAATATACATCATATAAGATTTCTTGAATTTAGGCGTTGCCTCATCCGCAATGGACGCTTATAAGGCAGAGTGAACGTCACATTTTTCCGGAAAAAGGGACGTGTCCTACGTACATGAGAAATCGCTGGTATAAGATGTAGGCGGATGGAGGCATAAATGAAAGAATTCTTCCGACCCTGGAAGAGGGTGAACGATCAGGAAAATTGGAACAAGGACTGTCTGGCTTTTGATGCCGCGGTGGCCGACAAGGAGCTTTCACGAAAACAACGTCTCCGGGCTGAGCGGCTCGGAAGGATGATATTCCTGCGCTGGGCTGCAGAACAATCTTCGTGCCCGGAAGATATGAGCGAGGAGCACTGGGGCGACATCAAATTGTTGATGGCCCAGTTTGGATAAATTGCGGCTTCGCCCGGGAGCGGCTGTCAGGGGGGCTGTCCGCATGCCCCCCCGCTGATCAGACGTCGCCTACCTCCAGAAACACCAGCGTCTGGTTGAGAAGCTGGTAGGCGATCTCACCGAATGTGATGGGGCCGACGAACGGCTCGGTCCTTTTCCCTTCCAGCCCGGAATACAGATAGTTCAGGATGCAGTTGCAGGAGAACGCCACGCGGTCCTCCGCCACTTGCCCCTCCGCTTCCAGGCGGTTCTTGAAGGCAGTCTCGTAATCCTCCACTGGCTTGGCGTGCTTGTATTGCAGGCCCTTGAACACCGGGGCGTAGAACGTCACTTCGCCCTCGGCGTCGTCGATCCCCTGAAAGCTGGTGTTGACCATGACCCCGTAATAGTTGGCCACCAGGGGGAGCCTGGTGTCGAGTTCGTTTCTTCTGATGTAGGAAGCGAAATCCTCCTTTACGCCGTTGACCAGCACTTCCCTGGCGGAGAAGCCGTCGACAGGGAAGGTGAGGACGTCCCCGTCGCCCTGCTCGAAGAGGTTGACGATGCCCACGTTGGCCACCTTGCCGGGAGCCAGGTCGGCGTGGAGCACGAGCCCTCCCTCGCTGAACATCGCCCCTGTCTGGCCGTTGAACACCTTGGGCGTGACCTCGCCCAGGTCGTCCAGATGGACACCGGAAATCCAGCCCACCAGGGGGCGCACGCCGAAATCGTTGTAGCCGGGGGCGTTCAGGGCGAAGGCCAGGTGGGCGATGCTCCGGGCCGGCAGGACGATGAAGCTGAAGCCGTGCTCCGCGCCGTCCGTGAACACCCGCGAGAGGCTCCCATGGTCGTAGCGGATGATCTCGAAAGCTGCCACCGCGTCCGTGACGTCCGTGACGTGGACCATGGACCTGGAGGCCAGCCCTCCCAGGGGGCGGGTGATGAAATACGGGATGGTGCCGCCTATCCAGTTGCCCTTGGGCAGTTTTCGCAGGGCGTTTTCGTCGCCGGCGAGGAGCAGTGTCCGGCCCTCGAGAATCTTGGCCTTGGTTTCCGCGATGCCCAGGATACTCTGTTCCATGGCCCCCCCTATCCGGAAATGGTCTTCAGGTCTTCCTGCGCGGCCGGGTTGCCGGTGTTCTTCGCGTAGAGCCCGTGCAGTTTTTCCGTGCACGATTTCAACATTTCGGGCGAAGAATCCTCTTCGATAAGGCGGCTGCATCTGCCGATGAAGATTTTCGCGGCCATGAATTTCAGATCGTAGTGCGCCTTGCCGGTCACGATGTCCGCCCAGACCGGGTGGGACTTGGCTGGAAGCTCCATGTCCTGTTCCTCCTGCGGAAAGTTGCGATGCCGAGCGCCGCCGGGAATCATTCCGAACGCAACGGCACGAGTACGTTGATCTCGTCGGGCAGCCTGAAGCTTTCGCGCAGCTTGGAAAGCCTCAGGCGGGCGATCTCGGTTATTTCTTGTCCCTTGGCCATGATCAGGGTGTTGCCCTCGTCGAAGATGTCCTGGCGCAGGATCATCCCCGGGAGGATGTCCTTGAAGGACAGGAACCTCGGCACGTAGCCGTCGTCGCTGAAAACCGTCTCCTCGAACGCCTTGAACAGTTCGGGAGCCAGGGCCGCCCATTGCGGGCGCAGGTTGTCGATCGCTGCCTCCTTGTCGACCCCGAGCTGGTCCAGGTCGTCGTATTGCAGGCAGATGTTGAGCAGGCGGGCCGATTCTGGCAGCGGGGATTCGTTGCTGGCGTTCATGCAGTCGATCTGGTGCCCCACGATCTCCACCACGTCGGTCATGCGCGGAATCTGGGACAGCAGCGTGGAGGCCACGGTGGCGTGCATGCGGTATATCTGGGCTTCCTCGGGGCTCAGCTCCATGCCCCGGAAGCGCTTGAAGATGATCTCCTGGGGCACCGCCACCATGCCGATCTGGGAGAGCATCCCGGCCAGCTCGTACTTCAGGGGGTTGGCCATGCCGATCCGCTTGAGGACGTGCATCATGAGCCGCTTGATGCGCTCCCCCCGGCTGAACGCCTCCGGGCTGACCAGGTTCAGGATGTCGATGAGGACCTTGATGCAGCCGCGCAACGTCCCCCGGAGGAGCTCCTTCTCGGCCATGACCAGGCGGTATTGTTCTATCCCGGCGTCGATGGCCCGGATGATCGCATCCACCGGGCAAGGCTTGGTGAGGAAACGGAAGATGTTGCCTTCGTTGACGGCAGCCACGGAGGATTCGAAATCGCCATGCCCTGTGAGCATCATCCGCACGCTCAGCGGACTGATATCCTTCACCTTGGCCAGGAACTTCACTCCGTCCATGCCCGGCATGGCCAAGTCGGAGATGACCACGGCGAAGGGGCCCAGGGAATGCAGCGCGGCGAGCCCTTCCTCCGGTCCCTCGGCGGTGGTCAGGTCGTAGCGGCGCATCAGTCCACGGCGCAGGCTGTCGAGGATATGCCTCTCGTCGTCGACGACCAGTATCTTCATGTTCACACGGGCACACCTCCGGCTTGACTCCGCGGGCCTGGACCTGTCCTTGCGGGCGCTGGCCCGCTCGGGGAGAAGGTGTATTCCCGCAAGGGCCTTCGCCTTCGCGGAGCACGCTGAGTTTCATGCGCAATACCAGAAAACTTCGGTAAGGGAACGCGGAAGTTCGAAAAACTTTTTACCGGAGCGTTGCAGTATGCTTTGTGTCCTCGTCCGGCCGTGGAGGGCGCACGGCGTGCGATGGTGTCAAAACAGTGGACAGACGCAGCGCGGGGAGCTTAATAATCCGGGGCAGGGAAGGGAGAATGCCGTCCGCTTGGGGTGGTTCGCCCGCCAGGAGGAGCCTTTCCCGCAGGGCCTGCGGTCCGCCGGTCCCCCGGAGGCCGGCGACGCCTCCCGGGCGGGCGCCGGGTGCACTACCAAACAGGAAGGCTTGCCTGGTTTATGGATCTCATCGCGTCTCTTCAGGAAACCCTCCGCGTATTCCAAAGTGTCGACGTTCTGCAGTTTCTTCAGCATGTGATCGGAGAGTACGGCTATTGGGCGCTGCTTATCGGCACCTTCCTCGAGGGCGAGACCATTCTCCTCGTGGCCGGATTCCTCGCCCATGGCGGCACGCTGGACCTCTCCTTTTGCATCCTGGCGGCCTTTGTCGGCTCCCTGTCGGGCGACCAGGCCGCGTTCTACGTGGGCAGGTGGAAGGGCAAGCAGTTCGTCGACAAGCGCCCCGCCTGGAAATGCCGGGTCGACCGGGTCCACCAGATGCTGGAGCGCTTCCACGAAGCCCTTATTCTGAGCTTCCGGTTCTTTTACGGACTGCGCAACCTGACTCCTTTCATCCTGGGCACTACGGACATCTCCGGGATTAAGTTCTTCCTGCTCAACGCCGTCGGGGCCGCCATATGGGCGGTTTCCTTCGGTTGCGCCGGCTATTTCTTCGGCACCCTGGTGGCGAGCGTGCTCAAGGACGTCCACCACATCGAGATGATCCTCCTCATCGTGGTGGTCCTCGCGCTCTTGCTGGCCTGGTTCTTTCGCCGCCGCAAACGCAGGAAGGTCGACCAGGCATGCCTGGCCAACCTGGCGCAAACCGATCAGGAAACGCCTCCGGAGGGCGGATCCCGGCCTGGCGGATCCGGAGAAAACTGATGTTTTTCGCCTCGACCGGCAACTCGTGAGCATCATTCCCTCTTTTATGGTTCCCGAAGAACTCAATTTGACGCTATGGCTTGATTTTCACAGGGTTTTGCTCCAATAAAGAACCATTGTTTCCTCCCGCGCTGCCCGTCGCGCTCCTGAACAGCCCAGCGCGGCGGCAACATCTCACAACGAGAGGTTCCATGTCCGGTCAGTTGCCGGATGAAGACGGCCGCATCCTGGAAGCGGCAAGAATATGCGCCAGAGAGCTCGACGGCTTGTGCCGCGGGTTTCTGGAGTCCTTTCATTCGTGCGAGCGGGATTTCCTCCGCCTCGGCGATGCCCTGCACGGTTTCAACGCCACCGCCTCCGACGTTTCGCGCCGTTGCGCCGAACTGGCCGAGCTGACTTCCGGCGAGGCGGTGTCTTCGGCCACGTCCAAGCTGAGTTCCCATCTGGAGCACATGGTCGCCGCCTGCGCCGGCAGCACCGTGGGGCGAGAGGTAGCCGGACTGGAAACCATCGCCTCGGTTGGCGGCAAACTTTCAGAAAATATGCGTGACTTCACCCGGCTGGTGAAGCACCTCTCCATGCTTGGCATCTCCACGCGCATCGAGAGCGCCCGACTGGGAAGCCAGGGGCTCGGCTTCAGCACTTTGGCCGACGATGTGGAGAAACTGGCGGGCAAGATCGAAAGTTCCTCGGAAAGGATATCGAGCCGGGCCATCGAGTTGACCAAGCAATGCCACGAGGCGTCCAAGAGCATCGTGGAGATGGAGAACACCCGGAAAAACTACTCCCATTCGGCAATGGAACTTCTCGAGGCCGACCTCGACGCCCTGGACAAGCTGCGCGAATCGTCGAACCGGACAGCGGCCGAGATTTCGGACGAGGCCGCCAGCCTGGTGTCCAGCGTGTCCGAGGCGGTGCTCTCCATGCAATTCCATGACATCATCCGCCAGCAGCTCGAACACGTTGCGGAAGCGACCTCCGAAGTTAGGTCCATGGCTGCGGCCGGCCCGCAGACCGCAGCCGGACACGACGCCAGGGACTGGGAGGAGCTGGCCGGCTGGATGCGGAGCGTGCTCACGTTGCAGCACTCGCAGTTGGACAACGCGCACGGACGCTTCTCCCAGGCTATGGAGTCGCTGTGCTCGAGCCTGCGCGACATAGCCGGCCGCGTGGGCAACATGGCCTCCAAGGCGGGCGGGTTGGGCTCCGGTGATGCCGGCCAGCGCGGGATACTCGGCCAGATCGAGCAGGAGATCCGCAGCATCGCCCAGGCGCTCAAGGACTACGCCACGCTGGAGACGCGGATGTCCGCAGTCATGGGCGAGGTGGGAGGCTCCATCCGGGAAATGGCTTCTTCGGTGTCCGAGATCGAGGAGGTCGGCTCGGAGATCGAGCTCATCGCCCTGAACGCCTCCGTGCGGGCCGCGCACACCGGCGAGGAGGGCAAGGCCTTGGGCGTGCTGGCCTCGGCCATCCAGAAGCTCTCCGTGGACGCCAGGAGCCAGACCGACAAGATCGCCGCGCTGCTCGCCTCGGTGGACGCCGGCTCCCTGGACGTGGAAGCCATCGCCGGGGCCTCGGTGGACGCGAAAACTTTCGAATCCTCGATTGCGGAGCTGGACGCCGAGATGGCCAACCTCAAGGCTTTGGACGAGCACGTGGCCCAGGCCGCCCTGTCGGTTCAGAAGGAGGCGTCCCGCCTCTCCTCCGACATCGAGGCCACTGTGTCGTCTCTGGATTTCCAGCAGGGCCTGCTCTCGGCCATGGCGGCGGCGGAAGACAGGCTGAAGGAACTTTCCGGGGAACTGGGCGCCGTTTTGCCCAAGGACCTCGTGGTGACGCATTCCCCCCAGCTGCGTGAGATGCTCGAGCGCTACACCATGGACGCCGAGCGCCTGGTGCACGAGGACGTGCTGGGGATCGCCCCTGGGCAGCAGGCCGTCCTGGACGGCGGGGACTACGGCGACAATGTGGAATTGTTCTGAAACCGGAGCATGGGGTCATGGATAACGATACGCCCCCGGCCGCAACCGGCGGGGAAAATCAGGTGTTGGCCCTTTCCGGTGAATACGGCATCGGCGAAATCTCCTCGCTCAGGCAGGAGTTCTCCGACTCGCTGGAATCGACGGCGCAGGAATTGCGCCTGGACCTGGCCGGAGTGGAGAAGGGCGGCCTCCTCTTCTTCCAGCTGCTTTTCTCCCTGGCCGCGCAGGCGCGGCTGGACGGAAAAAGGATCGCATTGGATTTGCCCCTGCCGGAGCCGTTGCGCCAGGCCGCAGGAGAGCTGGGCTTGACCCAGAGGGATTTCGAACAGGCGTTTTCCTACGAGGTTTCAGGATGAAGACCATCATGACTGTGGATGATTCGGCCAGCATACGCCAGATGGTGGCGTTCACCCTCAAGAACGCCGGGTATGCGGTCATCGAGGCCGTGGATGGGAAGGACGCCTTGAGCAAGCTTCAGGGCAAGGTGGACATGGTCATCACCGACCTCAACATGCCCAACATGGACGGCATCTCCCTCATCAAGGGAGTCCGCGCCCAGGCCGCGTACAAGTTCATACCCATCGTCATGCTGACCACCGAATCCCAGGCCGGGAAGAAACAGGAAGGCAAGGACGCAGGGGCCACAGGGTGGATCGTCAAGCCCTTCAAGCCCGAACAGCTCCTGGCCGTGGTCCAGAAGGTGCTCAGATAGCCTGACTCTTGTAACGCGCCGCAACCGGACCAGGCATGGAAGACATCCACCGCAAAGCATTCCTCGACGAGGCGTTCGACCTGCTCCATGAGCTGGAAGCGGCCCTGCTCGAGCTTGAGGACTCCCCCGAAGACCACGAACTCGTGAACCGGGTCTTCCGGGCCATGCATACCCTCAAGGGCTCCGGGGCCATGTTCGGCTTTGACGACATCGCCCAATTCACCCATGAGGTGGAGACCGTCTTCGACAAGGTCCGGTCGGGCGAGGCCCAGGTCACCAAGCGCCTGCTGGACCTGACCTTCGAGGCCAGGGATCACGTCAAGCTGCTGCTCGATCACGACGGGGAGGACCTGAGCGCTTTCGTCCCCCAGGCCGAAAGGATTCTCGAGGGCTTCAGGTCACTGGGGTCGGGCGCGGGAGCCGCCGCGCCCGAGGCCGCGCCCGCCGTCAGGAATGTCTGCCTGCCCGAGACCCCGGACAGCACGGGATCGGTCTTCAGGGTCCGCCTCAAGCCGACACCCGGCATCTACGCCACGGGCAACAATCCCGAGTTCCTGCTGGAAGACCTCAAGGGTTTGGGACCCTCCATGGTTTTCGCCCACATCGAGGGCATCCCGCCACTGCGCGAGCTCGATCCCCAGAACTGCCACGTCTGGTGGGACGTTCTGTTGACCACGGACGTCTCCGAGAGCTGCATCCGGGATGTGTTCATCTTCGCCGAGGACGAGTGCTCCTACAGCATACAGGGCGTAGAGGGCACGGACGACACCGAACTCAAGAGGCTCGGCGAGATCCTCGTGGACCGCGGCGACATCACCCCCGAGGGCGTGACCAAGGCGCTCAGCAGCCAGAAACGCCTCGGGGCCATCCTGTCCGAGGCGGGCCTTCTCTCCGACAAGAGCGTGGAAACGGCCCTGGCCGAGCAGGGACTGGTCAAGGACCGCCTGGAACAGAAAAAAGGGCCGGACGCCGCTTCCAGCCTTCGGGTGTCCACCACCAAACTCGACCTGCTGCAGGATCTGGTGGGCGAGTTGGTGATCGTGCAGGCCCAGATCCGGCAGCTGGCCCCCTCCCTGGGCAACCCCCTGATGCTTACCCTGGCCGAGCAGCTCGAACGCTTAAGCGACGATATCCGCGATTCCACGCTCGCCATCCGCATGTTGACCATCGGCACCACCTTCAGCACCTACCGGCGCCTGGTGCGCGACCTCTCCACGGAGATGGGCAAGGAGATCGACCTCGTCACCAACGGCGAGGAGACCGAGCTGGACAAGACCGTCCTGGATCATCTGGGGGACGCCTTGATCCACTTGCTGCGAAACAGCATCGACCACGGAGTGGAATCCCCGGCCGAGCGCGAGGCGGCGGGCAAGTCCAGGCGCGGGACCATCCGCCTGAGCGCGGAGCATTCCGGCGGCGACGTGGTCATCCGCGTGGAGGACGACGGCAAGGGCATCGACCCTGACAAAGTGCGCAAGCGGGCCGTGGAAAGAGGCCTCATCAACCCGGCCGACGAATTGGGCCTGAGCGAAACCCTCGAACTCATATTCCTGCCCGGTTTTTCCACGGCCCAGACCGTTTCCAGCGTTTCCGGGCGGGGCGTGGGCATGGACGTGGTCAAGCGCGTGGTGAACACCATGCGCGGGAGCATCGAGGTCGACTCCGATCTCGGCCGGGGCTCCACCATCACCATCCGGCTGCCCCTGACGCTTGCGATCATCGACGGCCTGCAGGTCAAGGTCGGCGGGCAGAGCTTCGTCATGCCGCTGGACGCCGTGGAGGAATGCGTCGAGCTCGACCGCGCCCTCATGGGGGCCGACTCCAAGGGGCGCATCATCAACCTGCGCGGCGATGTGGTCCCCTTCATCTCCATGCGCGAGTGGTTCAGCCTGCCCGGGAAGGGGCCGGAGATCGAACAGGTGGTGGTGCTGCGCATCGAGGGAGCGCGCGTGGGCATGGTCGTGGATCACGTGGTGGGCGAGCACCAGACCGTGATCAAGAGCCTCGGCCCGGCGTTTCGAAAGCTGGAGGGATTTTCCGGGGCAACCATCCAGGGGGATGGGACCATGTCGCTTATCCTGGACGTCAAACGCATCGTCCGGATGGTGCTGGATAAGCACAGATAAACTGTGTTAGCTTGTTCTTCATGGCCATGAACAACGTGTCCTCAAGCCGTGCCCAGTCGCTGCCGGACCGCGACTTCAGGCGCCTGTCCGAGTTCATCTACGCCGAGTGCGGCATCAAGCTTCCCCCAGCCAAGAAGACCATGCTCGAAGCCAGGCTCCACAAGAGGCTGCGCCAGCTGGACATGGACTCGTACTCCACCTACTGCGAATACCTTTTCAGCCCAAGCGGCCTGGAAGCGGAGCTCGTAAGCCTCATAGACACCGTGACCACCAACACCACGGAGTTCTTCCGCGAACCCAAGCACTTCGAAATCCTCACCCAGAAGGTGCTGCCGGATTTCATCGACCGCAAGGGGTTCTCCACGCCCTTGCGCTTGTGGAGCGCCGGCTGCTCCTCGGGCGAGGAGCCCTATACGCTGGCCATGGTGCTCTCCGAGTTCACGCGCGTGAATTCCGGTTTCCGCTTCGGCATCCTGGCCACGGACATATCCACCCAGGTGCTCAAAAGGGCCATGAACGCCACCTATCCCGAGGAAAAGCTCCAGCACGTGTCCATGGACTACAAGAAACGCTACATGCTGAAGGGCAAGAACCGCTGCCAGGGACTGATCCGGTTCAACCAGGAGGTGCGGGGGCGCATAGATTTTCAACGGCTCAACTTCATGGAGGAATTCTCCTTCGACAAACCCAAGCACATCATCTTCTGCCGCAACGTCATCATCTATTTCGACCGCAAGACCCAGGAGAACCTCCTGGGGCGGTTCTGCAACTGCCTGGAGCCGGGCGGGCACCTCTTCATAGGCCATTCCGAGAGCATCACCGGCATGGACCTGCCGCTTGCACCCATTGCTCCCACCGTCTACCGCAGAACCTGAGGAGCGACTTCCGGTGAATAAAGGCAAGATACGAGTCCTGGTGGTCGACGATTCGGCCCTGGTCCGCCAGGCTCTCATCGACGTACTCTCCTCGGATCCGGATATCGAAGTCATGGCCACGGCGTCCGACCCGTACCAGGCCGCCGAACGTATCGCCGACGAAGTCCCCGATGTCATCACCCTGGACATCGAGATGCCCCGCATGGACGGGCTCACCTTCCTCAGGAAGATCATGAGCCAGCATCCCATCCCGGTCATCATTTGCTCGACGCTGACCGAGTCCGGCTCGGAAACGACGCTCAAGGCCCTGGAATACGGCGCCGTCGAGATCATCACCAAACCCAAGATCGGGACCAAGCAGTTCCTGGACGAGTCGCGCATCCGCATCTGCGACGCCGTCAAGGCCGCCGCGCGCGCCAAGCTGCGGGGGGGCCTGCGCCTTCCGGCCATGACGGTGGCGCCCAAGCTCTCGGCGGACGCCGTCCTGCCCGGCCCAACGGGGAAAGCCATGTTCGGCACCACGGAAAAAGTCGTGCTGGTGGGAGCGTCAACCGGTGGAACCGAAGCCCTGCGGGTGTTCCTGGAGGCGCTGCCAAGCGACTGCCCCGGTATCGCCATCGTCCAGCACATGCCCGAGAAGTTCACCGCCGCCTTCGCCAAACGCCTGGACTCCATCTGCCGGGTCACGGTCAAGGAAGCCCAGGACAACGACACCATGCTGCGCGGCCAGGCTCTCATCGCGCCCGGCAACAAGCACATGCTCCTCAAACGCTCGGGGGCGCGTTACTACGTGGAGGTCAAGGACGGGCCCTTGGTCAGGCGGCACCGCCCGAGCGTGGATGTCCTGTTCCGGTCCGGGGCGCGCTACGCCGGCAAGAACGCCGTGGGGGTCATCATGACCGGCATGGGTGACGACGGAGCGGAGGGAATGAAGGAAATGAAGGAGTCCGGGGCCTACACCATCGCCCAGGACGAGGCCAGCTGCGTGGTGTTCGGCATGCCGCAGGAGGCAATCAAGCTGGGCGGCGTGGACAAGGTGATGGACCTGGACGCCATCGCCAGGGAGGTCCTGCGCTTCTGCGCGGGATAACGCCATGCCCAGAGAACTTGAAGCCAAATTCGCGGTGGAGTCACTGTCCGCCGTTCGGACCGCCCTGCAAGGCCAGGGCGCGGTCTTGCGCAAGGAATGCCGGTTCGAACGCAACGCGGTGTTCGACACGCCGGGTCGCGACCTCAAGGCGCGCGGCGACCTCTTGCGCCTGCGCCAGACGGACAAGACCGTGCTCACCTGGAAGCGGCCGTCCGACAAGCCCGTTCCGGCCGGGGTCAAGGCCATGGACGAGGTGGAGACCGTCGTGGGAGATTTCGAGGCCATGCGCGAGGTGCTGCACGGCCTGGGCTACGAGGAGGCCCTCTGGTACGAGAAGTGCCGTGAGCAGTGGGTTCTCGGTCAGGCCCTGGTGTGCCTGGACCTTTTGCCCTTCGGCGAATTCGTGGAGATCGAGGGCGACCCGGCCATGATCGCCAGGGCGGCGGACTGTCTGGGGCTGGATATGGCCAAGGCCTGCGCCCTGACCTACCACGACCTCTTCCGGGCGCACCTGGCGGAGCTGGGGCTGCCGCCCCAGGACAGCTTCATCTTCACGGAGAAGCAGAAGGCGGCGCTTCAGAACGCCTGCCCGATCCCGGACTAGCGCCGCCTACTCATCCCGCTCGGCGCCGCAGGCCTGCCTGAAGGCGCACCACGCGCAGGTCCGCGAGGGCTCCGGCGCGAACGTTTCCGTCTCGAGCATCATCTTCAGGATGAATCCGGCCAGCCGGGGGGTCTTCTCCCCGATGCGCTCCTCGCGCTCGTCCGCATCCGCCTCCGCTCCGAACAGGGGCGACTCCTCGCCGTCCTTGCCCAGGCAGACGAACACCGCGTCCGATGCCTCGCGCCCCTCGCTCTGAGCGAAGGCGTGCAGGTACAGGGGCATCTGGATCGAACCCAGCTTTTCCGACAGGTACGGCAGCATGGAAAGCCCGGCCGCGGTGTCGGATGCGTCCACCACGTCCCAGATGTCGGGATCGTCCCAGAACTTCTTGGCCGGTTTCTTGGGCTGGCCGGTCTTGTAGTCCAGGATGACCAGCTCGCCCCCGCGCTGGTCCAGGCGGTCGATGATGCCCCCCAGGTCGTAGCGTTCGCCGTCCACCGTAAGCTTGGCCCGCAGGCGCTTCTCCAGTTCCAGGGGGGTGCACTGCGGGGTGTTGCGGACCAGTCCCGCCAGGCGGCGCTGGGCGGTGCGCTCGAGCATCCGCCTGGCGTGGGCGGGCATCTGCCTGAAGAACTGGGCCTCGGCGAGCCTGCGCGTGAACATCTGCGTGAGCTTCGCGCCGTCCAGTCCGCCGGCCTCCACGGGCTTGCCCAGAAGCGGCCTGAAGAAGTCCTGCAGCGTCTCGTGGACCAGCTCTCCGAGCGCCGGCGGATCGCCTTCCTCGGCCACCTCCTCCAGCGGCTCGAGAGGAGTGAGGTACTTGTAGAAGAAGGCCAGGGGGCAGCGCAGGAAGCTGTCCAGCAGTGTGGGGGAGACGCCCTTGTAGCGCAGGTGCGTGGCCAGCTTCATGCGGCAGGCGCGGGTGTTCTCGACGGCGGGCGAGGCCGGGTGCACGCCGCGCATGGGCATGGTGATGAGGCGGCGGGGCTCCTCGCCGGGCTTGATGAGCCGCCCCCGGCGCTTCTCCTCCTCCCAGATGAGCTGCTCCACGTAGCGGCTGGGAAGGCTCTTGCCGTCCAGAACCCCGGGCT
The window above is part of the Fundidesulfovibrio terrae genome. Proteins encoded here:
- a CDS encoding chemotaxis protein CheA, whose translation is MEDIHRKAFLDEAFDLLHELEAALLELEDSPEDHELVNRVFRAMHTLKGSGAMFGFDDIAQFTHEVETVFDKVRSGEAQVTKRLLDLTFEARDHVKLLLDHDGEDLSAFVPQAERILEGFRSLGSGAGAAAPEAAPAVRNVCLPETPDSTGSVFRVRLKPTPGIYATGNNPEFLLEDLKGLGPSMVFAHIEGIPPLRELDPQNCHVWWDVLLTTDVSESCIRDVFIFAEDECSYSIQGVEGTDDTELKRLGEILVDRGDITPEGVTKALSSQKRLGAILSEAGLLSDKSVETALAEQGLVKDRLEQKKGPDAASSLRVSTTKLDLLQDLVGELVIVQAQIRQLAPSLGNPLMLTLAEQLERLSDDIRDSTLAIRMLTIGTTFSTYRRLVRDLSTEMGKEIDLVTNGEETELDKTVLDHLGDALIHLLRNSIDHGVESPAEREAAGKSRRGTIRLSAEHSGGDVVIRVEDDGKGIDPDKVRKRAVERGLINPADELGLSETLELIFLPGFSTAQTVSSVSGRGVGMDVVKRVVNTMRGSIEVDSDLGRGSTITIRLPLTLAIIDGLQVKVGGQSFVMPLDAVEECVELDRALMGADSKGRIINLRGDVVPFISMREWFSLPGKGPEIEQVVVLRIEGARVGMVVDHVVGEHQTVIKSLGPAFRKLEGFSGATIQGDGTMSLILDVKRIVRMVLDKHR
- a CDS encoding CheR family methyltransferase, coding for MAMNNVSSSRAQSLPDRDFRRLSEFIYAECGIKLPPAKKTMLEARLHKRLRQLDMDSYSTYCEYLFSPSGLEAELVSLIDTVTTNTTEFFREPKHFEILTQKVLPDFIDRKGFSTPLRLWSAGCSSGEEPYTLAMVLSEFTRVNSGFRFGILATDISTQVLKRAMNATYPEEKLQHVSMDYKKRYMLKGKNRCQGLIRFNQEVRGRIDFQRLNFMEEFSFDKPKHIIFCRNVIIYFDRKTQENLLGRFCNCLEPGGHLFIGHSESITGMDLPLAPIAPTVYRRT
- a CDS encoding protein-glutamate methylesterase/protein-glutamine glutaminase; the protein is MNKGKIRVLVVDDSALVRQALIDVLSSDPDIEVMATASDPYQAAERIADEVPDVITLDIEMPRMDGLTFLRKIMSQHPIPVIICSTLTESGSETTLKALEYGAVEIITKPKIGTKQFLDESRIRICDAVKAAARAKLRGGLRLPAMTVAPKLSADAVLPGPTGKAMFGTTEKVVLVGASTGGTEALRVFLEALPSDCPGIAIVQHMPEKFTAAFAKRLDSICRVTVKEAQDNDTMLRGQALIAPGNKHMLLKRSGARYYVEVKDGPLVRRHRPSVDVLFRSGARYAGKNAVGVIMTGMGDDGAEGMKEMKESGAYTIAQDEASCVVFGMPQEAIKLGGVDKVMDLDAIAREVLRFCAG
- a CDS encoding class IV adenylate cyclase — translated: MPRELEAKFAVESLSAVRTALQGQGAVLRKECRFERNAVFDTPGRDLKARGDLLRLRQTDKTVLTWKRPSDKPVPAGVKAMDEVETVVGDFEAMREVLHGLGYEEALWYEKCREQWVLGQALVCLDLLPFGEFVEIEGDPAMIARAADCLGLDMAKACALTYHDLFRAHLAELGLPPQDSFIFTEKQKAALQNACPIPD